The Spirosoma sp. SC4-14 DNA window TGGTTGGTATGATTCCGATGGCATCGGGCCTGGGTGAAGGCGGTTCGCAGGCGGCCCCGCTGGGCCGTGCCGTAATTGGCGGCCTGATTGCGTCTACCTTTGCCGCTCTGTTTATTCTGCCACTCGTATTTGCCTGGGTTCAGGAGAAAACCACAACCGATTCAGTATCGCTTGATCCTGAAGACAAAGAAAGTAAGTTCTATATTCCATCCTCGTATGAACCGGTTAATTCAGAAACCATATCCTAGTTTGCTTGCCCTGGTAGGAGGGCTGTTCCTGCTGAGTTCATTAACCAGTTGTAATTCTTCGGAAGGTAAGGAAGATGCAACGGAGGCTCCGACTGGGCCTGCTGCGGTCGATGTGTTTGCGCTGAAACGAGGAAAACTGTCGTCGTCGCTGCAATTGCCGGGCGAACTGGTTGCGTTTCGGGATGTCGATATTTACGCCAAGGTTAGCGGCTATATCAAAGCCTTACATGCCGATGTAGGCTCAGAGGTTCGTCAGGGACAGTTGCTGGCACTGGCCGAAGCGCCGGAACTGAGTGCGCAGGTAGCCTCGGCCGAATCGAAGCTGAAAGCGCAGGAAGCACTCTCCATTGCCAGCAAGGCGAATTACGAACGGATACTGGAAGCCAGCAAATTTTCGGGCGCGGTATCGAAAAACGATGTCGATCAGGCACTGGCCAAACGAAATGCCGATCTGGCTCAACTGGATGCCGCAAAATCGGCCTATCGTGAAGTGTCTGACCTGAAAAAATACCTCGAAATCCGGGCCCCTTTCGATGGTATCATCAGTGCCCGGAATGCCAGTACCGGCGCTTATATTGGACCAGCAGGAAAAGGTTCTGAATTTCCGTTGTTTGTGCTGACTGAGCAGAAAAAACTACGTCTGGTTATTGCCGTTCCGGAAGCTTATACGGGCTACGTCGATCAGAACGATGTGGTGAGCTTTTCGGTGAAAGCGTTTCCCGATAAGAAATTTACGGGTCAGGTGAAACGGCAGGCAGGCGCGTTGGACAAACGCCTACGCTCCGAACGGGTTGAGGTCGATGTGATCAACAACGATAAAAAACTACTGCCGGGCATGGTAGCCGAAGTAAACGTTCCGTTGCCTACCAAAGCCAATACGCTGATCGTACCCAAATCGGCCATCGTTAATTCGACGAAAGGCGTTTTTGTGATTAAAGTCAATAACGGCAAAGCCGAATGGGTACCGATCAAGAAAGGGCTGGAAGCCGATGAGCAGGTCGAAATATTTGGCTCCCTGGCCGAAGGCGATCAATTGATTACGGACGCTACCGAAGAGATTCGGGATGGTTTGCCGGTAAATGTGAAAAAATAACGCGGAACCACCGCGTTATTTTTCATTACAATCAAGTACTAATTTCTGAAAGGATATAATCACATCAGCCAGGTTATCAATCCGCATTATAAGTGATGTGTAAAAAAGCTCTCTGTCGTTACCAAACCGGTAGTCAAATTTTACAAAACTTAATCCACCTTGTCCAGCCTGTTCGAACCACTGATTAAACTTTCGATTCCTGGCATTGGCTCGGCCGTCGGCATTTTCGCAGATATATACGACCACTGTTTCTTTTTGGGAAAAGAAGTTATTGAAGATGCAGGCAATCGTGAGAGGGATGATTTCGTCGGGTGGAGGGAGTTTTGAGAGTGGATTTTCAGCAAACCCAATAACAAATTCGTAGGTAAATTCAGTAAAAGGGGGCTGGTTGCCAAAAATAGTAGGTACTTGGTTTAAACTTTAATTCGTATACAATCTGATTAGCGGTTATAAAAACATACGTATTGTTGATACCGCCCAGAAAAATAAATTCATATCACTTTTCTGGCATTTTCTTTCTGGCGCTTTTTTAGCTCTGTAATAGCCGCCTGCACTTCGGGTTTATGGATGTCGTCCCAGGAGTTGCTGTTTACTTTCCTGGATACGTCGCGCAATGGTAACCATACGTTTCTGGAACTCTTCATGCGCCAGTTGCTCCTGTTCGGTTGTCGTGATCATAACTATGCGCTATTTCTGTTTACCAAAGTTAATGATTTAACGGCAAAAGTAGAGACGCAAGGATGCGTCTCTACTTCACGTACCCTAGCTTCCGGGGGATGGTGTAAATTTCGGTTTGGCGACCGTCGATATACTGAAAGTTCTGGCCGTCGAAAAAGCCGTCTTCTTCGAGCATGATGCGAACGGTTTTCTTCCACTCCGGAATTTCCACGGCAGCATTAAGCTCAATGGAGTAGGCGGTGTTGCCCTGCAATGGATAATCGCCAGGTCCGGGTACTCCCTTCTGCTGGTCCCACAAGCCAATGGTTGGTCCGGCGGCATGACCATGAACCCCAATGGGGTGGGTGTAAATAGTACCGTTAATTCCTTCTTTTTTCGACTGCTCCAGCGCGGCCAGCAGCATCTGATTGCCCGTTTTGCCAACTTTAAATTGTTCGGTCAGAATTTCCTGTAGTCGATTGCCTTTTTTGAACGCAGCCTTGATCGATTCGGGGACATCGGTTTCGCCCCGACGAAGCACATACGCGTGCTGCTGCTGGTCGGTGTTGAGCCGCAGATAGGTGATTCCAAAATCGACGTGCAGTAAATCGCCCGGCATGATTACCTGTTTTTCGGGACGTTTGGAAAACGTGCGGAGATGGTTGAACTCGTCGCCAGGGTCGGCCCGCTGAATATCGACCGTTGGATGAAACCAGGTGTCTAACCCCAGGTTGGTGATGCGTTGCCGAAACCACCAGACCACATCGTCGGTAGTGGTTACGCCCGGTTGAATGACCTGCTCCGAAAAACCTTCCTGAATGATCTGGTGCGACAGTCGGCAAATGAGCGGATAGATCGTCATCTCTTTTTCGGTGCGGGTTTCGAGCCAGCCAACGGCCAGTTTTTCGGCCGGAACAATTCGTTTTACATACTCGGCCGGGAGTTTCTGCAAAAACTCTTCGTGTTCGGTAAACGATAAGCCATCGGCATGAGCGTAGTTGGCCGACGTATTCAGACCTATCTTTTTAGGCTTACGGTCTTCAATGATTTTAGCCAGCGCTTCCCACTGATTTGGTCGAACGTCGATATCCCAGGCACCTTTAAGCAGATTCCCGACATCGTAGCGGGCAATAGCCAGTTTTTCTATTGCATCGGCCGGTTGTTGTTTCCCGTTATCATAAAAGACCATAATGGTGCGTCGTCGGGCCGACAGCCAGGTGCTGGGCAACATGGTTCGCAATACAGGATCTTCGTTATACTCGCGGGAGATAATGATCCACATATCGATTCCTTCGCGACGCATCAACTGTGGTAAGAGATTTGTGAAGCGATCTTCCAGAATATCGTCAACAATCCGGGCGCGATCACGTTCCGATAAAATAACCGAAGGAGACGCCGTTTGGGCCGTTGCGGTTGAAAGAGCAAGCGAAAATGTGAATAATTTGATGAGAAGTCGTACTGATTGATGCATAGATGGCAGGTTGTGAGCAGTTTGTAGCAAGATACGCAAAGACGTTATAGTTTTTTAACAATTTGCCAGACAACGTTTTTTTACCTTGCTGCATCTTCTAACTGAGTGAAGCCACCGGACCCATCGTGCAAAATTGCCCATTCATGTATAAAATGCTCCGTTGTGTTCATTCGCTTGTTATACTTACTAATTGAATATCAACCTATTCATGCATGAAGTCTATCGTACTTATCCTGTCTGTTATTTTCTGCACAGTCATTGCCAACGCTCAAACCAGTAGTTCGGGGCTGCGTGGCATAGTTAAAAACGCACAGGGCGAAGCCTTACCCTATGCCGCCGTTGTGGTGAAAAGCGCTGAAGCTTCGGCACGGGCTACAGGGACAATCACCAATGCTGAAGGACGCTACGAGATTGCCCTGGCGCCGGGGAAATACAGCGTTATTTTTCAGTATCTGGGTTTCCAGACGGTTCAGAAGTCGGTCGAAATAGGGGCTGGTTTTACTACGCTGGATATAACGCTCGAAGAGCAGGCGTTGCGGCTGGCCGAAGTGGAGGCTAAAGCCGGAAACGAAGATCCTGCCTACACGATTATGCGCCGGGCCATTGCCAAGAGCCGGTTTCATAAGCTTCAGGTGCAGTCGTTTAAGGCACGGGTCTATACTAAATCGTCGATTACGGTTCTCGATCTGCCCAATCTGGCCGAAATGGCGTTTCGTAAGCAATTGAAGGAGGCCGAAAAGGAAGCCAATTTCAAAGTGGGCGTGCCCATCCTGAACGAAACCGTAGCCGAAGTTTCGTTCAGTCAGCCTAATACATACCGACAGCGGATTATTGCCAACCGAAACTCGCAGGGTGAATTTTTGAGTCCCAATCAGTTTTATAATGCCAGTTTCTACGACCCAACCATTGCCAATACGGTTTCTCCGCTGTCGCCAAAGGCATTTGCCTACTATAAGTTCGAATACAAAGGTACCTTTCGCGAAACATCCCCCGACGGTAAACCGGTAGAGATCAGTAAAATCCAGGTGATTCCGCGCCAGTATGGCGAAGGCGTTTTTCGGGGCGTAATCTACATTATCGAAAATACCTGGGCCATTCACAGCCTGCAACTCGAAACAGTCAACAACATTGGCATATCGTTCACGATTCGTCATGTCTGCACACCCATCAAAGGCGTCTGGATGCCAACCAACCAGCGCTATAATGGCAAAGGGTCGTATCTGGGCGTAAAAGCTGAGGGCTACTACATTCGGAACCTGACGTTTACCGACTTTGTGGTCAATCCGGCATTTGTGGAAGATATTGAGGTAGCTGATGAGAAAAAAGCACCACCCGCCAATACGCTTTCGAAGAGCGAGATAAAAGGGAAGCCGATCGACGAACTGGTGAAGAAACAGAAAGAGTTTTCGACCAAAAACCTGCGTCAGCTTGTCAAAGAATACGAAAAGCAGGAAAAGGAAGACCGCAAGAAACGGAAGGAAGATGTAGCCGTCGTGCGTAATGACTCGATGGTGGTCGATTCGATGGCGCTCAAACGCTCCAATACGTTCTGGGATTCGCTGCGGTCGGTACCGTTGACAACGGCCGAAATCAAAAGCTACCACAAAGCGGATAGTCTTGGACTCATTCGCGAAATAAAAGCGCCGAAAGTCGATACGGCCCGCAAGGATACGACGCAGAAAAAGAAACCGAAAACGTTTTCGGTAGGGCAGTTGCTGGGCGGCAACACGTGGCGATTGAGCAAACGTAGTTCGCTGATTTATACCAGCCCCATTACCCGGATTGAATACAATACGGTGGAAGGCTACACGCTCGAAGGGGCGTTGAACTTACGTTATAAGGCCAAAACCGATTCTGTGAGCCGTTTCCGGCAGATTCCGCTGAGTGAGTGGAACATTGGCGGCACGGGCCGCTACCAGTTTGGCCGTAAACAGTTTGTTGGCTACGGACTGGCCAGTTATCAGCACAAGAATACGAAAATCGCACTGTCGGGCGGGCGGTATCTGTATCAGTACAACCCCGATAACCCGATCAGCCCGTTTCTGAATTCGCTGACGACACTGCTGTTTGAGCAGAATTTTGCCAAGCTATACCAGAAAGATTTTCTGAATCTGACCGTTACGGCATCGCCGTTTAAGGACCGGCTGAAACTTAGCGGTAGTCTGGAGTATGCGCAGCGGTCGGAGCTGATGAACTATAAAGAAGACCTGAAACCCTGGATCGACTGGAAAAACCGGGCCTACACGCCCAACCGCCCCGACAATGCCGAATTAACTAACACTGGATTTGCGAACCACAACGCGCTGATCCTGGACCTGACGGCTTCGGCGCGATTGGGTTCTACAGAATATATCATTCGTAATGGCCGACGCATTGCCCGGCGCGATAACGACGCACCATTGCTGACGGTCAATTACCGGAAGGGTATTCGTGGTCTTGCCAGTTCGGATGTCGATTATGATTTTTTGCAGGCCAGCATCAGCCATTCGTTCGAGACCGGCATTCGCAGTCGGTTGAACTATCAGTTGAGCGCGGGTGCGTTTTTGACCGATAAGCAACTCTACTTCCCCGATTTCAAGCATTTTGCCGGGAATCAATTCTTCTTTCAGCAGGGCGATGTAGTATCGACATTCCGGCTGTTGCCCTACTACCAATACAGCACCGGTAAGCGGTTTGTTGAAGGGCATGTGCTGGCGGAGTTTCGTAAGTTTTTCGTGACGCAGCTAACGCTCGTTC harbors:
- a CDS encoding DUF5686 family protein, with amino-acid sequence MKSIVLILSVIFCTVIANAQTSSSGLRGIVKNAQGEALPYAAVVVKSAEASARATGTITNAEGRYEIALAPGKYSVIFQYLGFQTVQKSVEIGAGFTTLDITLEEQALRLAEVEAKAGNEDPAYTIMRRAIAKSRFHKLQVQSFKARVYTKSSITVLDLPNLAEMAFRKQLKEAEKEANFKVGVPILNETVAEVSFSQPNTYRQRIIANRNSQGEFLSPNQFYNASFYDPTIANTVSPLSPKAFAYYKFEYKGTFRETSPDGKPVEISKIQVIPRQYGEGVFRGVIYIIENTWAIHSLQLETVNNIGISFTIRHVCTPIKGVWMPTNQRYNGKGSYLGVKAEGYYIRNLTFTDFVVNPAFVEDIEVADEKKAPPANTLSKSEIKGKPIDELVKKQKEFSTKNLRQLVKEYEKQEKEDRKKRKEDVAVVRNDSMVVDSMALKRSNTFWDSLRSVPLTTAEIKSYHKADSLGLIREIKAPKVDTARKDTTQKKKPKTFSVGQLLGGNTWRLSKRSSLIYTSPITRIEYNTVEGYTLEGALNLRYKAKTDSVSRFRQIPLSEWNIGGTGRYQFGRKQFVGYGLASYQHKNTKIALSGGRYLYQYNPDNPISPFLNSLTTLLFEQNFAKLYQKDFLNLTVTASPFKDRLKLSGSLEYAQRSELMNYKEDLKPWIDWKNRAYTPNRPDNAELTNTGFANHNALILDLTASARLGSTEYIIRNGRRIARRDNDAPLLTVNYRKGIRGLASSDVDYDFLQASISHSFETGIRSRLNYQLSAGAFLTDKQLYFPDFKHFAGNQFFFQQGDVVSTFRLLPYYQYSTGKRFVEGHVLAEFRKFFVTQLTLVRLIGLKENLFVHYLYTPNSKQYTEVGYGLDGLIPQVFPFFRVEVVSQWQDARYQGLGFRVGTTLKFGR
- a CDS encoding efflux RND transporter periplasmic adaptor subunit: MNRLIQKPYPSLLALVGGLFLLSSLTSCNSSEGKEDATEAPTGPAAVDVFALKRGKLSSSLQLPGELVAFRDVDIYAKVSGYIKALHADVGSEVRQGQLLALAEAPELSAQVASAESKLKAQEALSIASKANYERILEASKFSGAVSKNDVDQALAKRNADLAQLDAAKSAYREVSDLKKYLEIRAPFDGIISARNASTGAYIGPAGKGSEFPLFVLTEQKKLRLVIAVPEAYTGYVDQNDVVSFSVKAFPDKKFTGQVKRQAGALDKRLRSERVEVDVINNDKKLLPGMVAEVNVPLPTKANTLIVPKSAIVNSTKGVFVIKVNNGKAEWVPIKKGLEADEQVEIFGSLAEGDQLITDATEEIRDGLPVNVKK
- a CDS encoding M24 family metallopeptidase, coding for MHQSVRLLIKLFTFSLALSTATAQTASPSVILSERDRARIVDDILEDRFTNLLPQLMRREGIDMWIIISREYNEDPVLRTMLPSTWLSARRRTIMVFYDNGKQQPADAIEKLAIARYDVGNLLKGAWDIDVRPNQWEALAKIIEDRKPKKIGLNTSANYAHADGLSFTEHEEFLQKLPAEYVKRIVPAEKLAVGWLETRTEKEMTIYPLICRLSHQIIQEGFSEQVIQPGVTTTDDVVWWFRQRITNLGLDTWFHPTVDIQRADPGDEFNHLRTFSKRPEKQVIMPGDLLHVDFGITYLRLNTDQQQHAYVLRRGETDVPESIKAAFKKGNRLQEILTEQFKVGKTGNQMLLAALEQSKKEGINGTIYTHPIGVHGHAAGPTIGLWDQQKGVPGPGDYPLQGNTAYSIELNAAVEIPEWKKTVRIMLEEDGFFDGQNFQYIDGRQTEIYTIPRKLGYVK